The following coding sequences lie in one Fusarium poae strain DAOMC 252244 chromosome 1, whole genome shotgun sequence genomic window:
- a CDS encoding hypothetical protein (BUSCO:31978at5125), translating into MAEALRELLAPEQTNDPAALEYLTYLAEQQSSFLQTSEPQVLSQTSHSLLLAIQALSKRSHKPIVDSAASHASLKDSLPTLAQRASDLVQAVPRLDAQAEHFSSAFGKASDNKLLARRKQALLLLRNSERLVDVMEMPLLLSSAVSTAPVNHSTTLELYAHVRRLASLYPDSPLVASVMEEADAAIRQMAADLIGTLRAPNLKLAAAVRTMGWLKRIVPDLVTDASTEDALPAVFLVCRLSTLLETLEALEPLRDLADEERLRKDKATTTWSGGQQTERYLKRFIEIFREQSFSIVSVFKSINSSFSSQAASSEDPLGALPSPMANFPLHMVEMLVETLRTYLPTVKDQTSRESILTQVLYCAGSLGRLGADFGLLLASIGGVEWVELVKRHRLLAGRLESVIGDYHRGSQAGVGTGTSGVGAGVN; encoded by the coding sequence atggccGAAGCTCTGAGGGAGTTGCTGGCCCCTGAACAGACAAACGACCCAGCTGCTCTGGAGTATCTTACATACCTTGCCGAGCAACAGTCCAGCTTTTTGCAAACATCAGAGCCCCAAGTCCTATCCCAGACGTCGCATTCCCTACTCCTCGCTATACAAGCTCTTTCGAAAAGATCCCATAAACCTATCGTCGATTCAGCAGCCAGTCATGCCTCTTTAAAAGACTCCCTTCCGACTCTAGCCCAGCGAGCTTCCGATCTCGTGCAAGCAGTACCTCGTCTAGATGCTCAGGCTGAACACTTCTCGTCGGCCTTTGGCAAGGCTAGCGACAACAAGCTGCTTGCACGAAGAAAACAGgctctgctgctgcttcgaAACTCCGAACGACTAGTCGATGTCATGGAGATGCCTCTACTTCTCTCGTCTGCTGTTTCAACCGCCCCAGTCAATCATTCCACAACCCTCGAGCTCTACGCCCATGTCCGTCGCCTTGCTTCCCTCTACCCAGATTCACCGCTCGTGGCATCGGTAATGGAAGAGGCAGATGCTGCTATTCGGCAAATGGCAGCAGACCTTATTGGAACACTCAGGGCGCCAAACCTCAAGCTCGCTGCAGCTGTCAGAACCATGGGCTGGTTGAAACGCATCGTCCCCGACCTTGTCACCGACGCCTCGACAGAGGACGCACTTCCAGCTGTATTTTTGGTCTGCCGTCTATCTACACTTTTGGAAACTTTGGAAGCACTGGAGCCTTTACGAGATTTAGCAGACGAGGAACGACTTAGGAAGGACAAGGCTACAACCACATGGTCGGGCGGCCAACAAACGGAGCGCTACCTAAAGCGGTTCATTGAAATATTTCGCGAGCAGAGCTTCAGCATTGTCTCTGTTTTTAAGAGTATAAACTCAAGCTTCTCGTCCCAGGCGGCCAGCAGTGAGGACCCTCTGGGAGCCTTGCCGTCTCCAATGGCCAATTTCCCTTTGCACATGGTTGAGATGCTTGTGGAAACCCTGCGCACCTACCTTCCCACCGTCAAAGACCAGACATCGAGAGAGAGCATCTTGACACAAGTGCTCTACTGCGCTGGAAGCTTAGGAAGACTAGGCGCTGACTTTGGCCTTCTCCTCGCCTCGATCGGCGGCGTTGAATGGGTTGAGCTTGTCAAACGCCATCGCCTCTTGGCCGGACGTCTCGAATCTGTCATAGGCGATTACCATCGGGGCAGTCAGGCTGGTGTTGGCACCGGGACAAGTGGCGTTGGTGCTGGCGTGAACTGA
- a CDS encoding hypothetical protein (BUSCO:7710at5125): protein MGFLGVYRALYDYVPQAEGELAINDGDLLYILDKNGDDGWWKAKKKAGADDEEEPTGLIPGNYVEEAQPVEHARALFDYTRQTDEELSFHEDAILNVYDTSDPDWILTGLDGEYGFVPSNYIEMGAAAEPAQPPLPSPPPALPSRPPAPSVSEPEPEAASPDLPNETASPPPNPAAAIAGVMHNRSVSQQSQPPAAPRQPPRASVSFSEPPEAEDEPVRSPTLPARPRVPAPPSPSYDEPPSPAYTRSFQQSHIDPDRRQDVERTPGGFHMYNINEMISIMGKKKKMPTTLGINLLTGMILVAPEHASDGPSQEWTADRMTHYSREGKHVFMELVRPSKSVDFHAGAKDTAEEIVSMLGELAGAVRFGDLRETIIGNQGSSGGSGLKKGQILYDFMAQGEDEVTVAVGDDVFVLDDTKSEEWWQVRRLKNGKEGVVPSSYIEITGSVASPSSGGINSAKSLVEQNRLEEIRLTKAAIQAGKEPQQVGPGMPLPERGSSLTARETDSNSGQQRSRRENERNEGGNQSRSKSKPDSSKVRTWTDRSRSFSVEAQFLGLKDGKIHLHKMNGVKIAVPITKMSREDLEYVENFTGISLEDDKPLADVKRARSAEKKSPERSPTAGATIDKDPKSDYDWFQFFLSCEVAVGLCERYAQAFVKDSMDESVLPDVDATSLRTLGIREGDIIKVMRTLDAKYGRNRAGKRGAADAADGEGGLFSGPGGALRNNTRKGRPAPAVQTSDVVDASAFSRGDSSKTGEDGAKSPSPASPSNKNSEPRQPPSTGFDDDAWDVKPSKQQSPQPPAETTQKPAPEPAPASPLPPALTGSMQELSLLSTPLEPTRTEPAPAPAPAPAPPQAPVISAQPTSSAPTGATPSFFTSVAQARQRPTPPQASSGQGSLVPPPPQRPLSAPLSAQPSGFAPPPMMPQMTGALQGQVAPPGQSLSDLTQARLQQQYTAQMQQQQPLQQMQPSMTGFPGQQAPGQMPFQTGPGQFMQPMMTGMQGQNQFMPMQAQPTGFQQSFPATQSMYGAPTGGINSYLPPALEPQRTGMPGLLPQATGMSNMGNMGGMNNAPTPQPLQPQQTGPPPPVRFGVTNDAKKLAPQATGRRANLSQATPQNPFGF, encoded by the exons ATGGGGTTCCTGGGAGTGTACCGGGCTCTCTACGACTACGTGCCCCAAGCCGAGGGTGAGCTCGCCATCAACGATGGGGACTTGCTTTATATTCTAGACAAGAATGGCGACGATGGTTGGTggaaagcaaagaagaaggccggGGCggacgacgaggaagagcCAACCGGCCTCATTCCTGGTAATTATGTCGAGGAG GCCCAACCCGTAGAGCATGCTCGAGCTCTCTTCGATTATACGCGTCAGACTGACGAGGAGCTGTCATTCCACGAGGATGCCATTCTGAACGTCTACGATACGTCGGATCCTGACTGGATCCTGACCGGTCTAGACGGCGAGTATGGCTTCGTCCCTTCAAACTACATTGAGATGGGAGCAGCTGCCGAACCTGCTCAACCTCCTTTGCCGTCGCCACCACCGGCACTTCCCTCCAGACCGCCAGCACCTTCAGTCTCTGAGCCCGAACCAGAGGCGGCATCTCCGGATCTACCGAACGAAACTGCGTCTCCTCCCCCGAACCCTGCCGCTGCTATTGCGGGTGTAATGCACAACCGGTCGGTTTCTCAACAATCTCAGCCACCCGCAGCTCCGCGACAGCCACCTCGCGCATCCGTCAGCTTCAGCGAACCCCCTGAAGCTGAGGATGAGCCTGTCCGATCGCCAACCCTGCCCGCCCGACCAAGGGTTCCCGCTCCGCCATCGCCTTCTTATGACGAACCTCCTTCTCCCGCATACACCCGTAGCTTCCAACAGAGCCATATAGACCCAGACCGGCGCCAAGATGTCGAGCGAACCCCTGGTGGTTTCCACATGTACAACATCAACGAAATGATCTCTATTatgggcaagaagaagaaaatgcCGACAACTCTCGGAATCAATCTCCTGACAGGTATGATATTGGTTGCTCCTGAACATGCCTCCGATGGGCCTTCTCAAGAATGGACTGCCGACCGCATGACACATTACTCTCGAGAGGGAAAGCATGTTTTTATGGAGCTTGTACGCCCAAGTAAGAGTGTGGATTTTCATGCCGGAGCAAAAGATACCGCAGAGGAGATTGTTAGTATGCTGGGTGAGTTGGCTGGTGCCGTGCGTTTCGGAGATCTGCGTGAAACAATCATAGGAAATCAAGGTAGCAGTGGGGGCAGTGGTTTGAAGAAGGGGCAGATTCTATATGATTTCATGGCGCAAGGCGAAGACGAGGTCACTGTTGCAGTTGGAGACGATGTGTTCGTTCTTGATGATACCAAGAGCGAAGAATGGTGGCAAGTTCGCCGGCTCAAGAATGGTAaagaaggagtggttcccaGCAGCTATATTGAAATTACAGGCTCCGTCGCCTCGCCCTCGTCTGGCGGCATCAACTCGGCCAAGTCACTCGTCGAACAAAACCGCCTCGAAGAAATCAGATTGACAAAGGCAGCCATACAGGCTGGCAAAGAACCTCAGCAGGTAGGACCGGGAATGCCTCTTCCTGAAAGGGGCAGTAGCCTCACAGCACGAGAAACTGATAGTAATTCGGGACAACAGCGGAGTCGCCGAGAAAACGAACGAAATGAGGGCGGTAATCAAAGCCGATCAAAATCCA AGCCGGACTCGTCCAAGGTTCGCACCTGGACCGACCGATCCCGATCTTTCAGCGTGGAAGCCCAATTCCTTGGACTAAAGGATGGCAAGATTCATTTGCACAAAATGAACGGTGTCAAGATTGCTGTTCCTATCACAAAGATGTCACGCGAAGATCTAGAGTATGTTGAAAACTTCACAGGTATATCCTTGGAAGACGACAAGCCACTGGCCGACGTCAAGCGAGCCAGGTCTGCCGAAAAGAAATCACCGGAGCGAAGTCCCACAGCTGGTGCGACTATAGACAAAGATCCGAAGTCCGACTACGATTGGTTtcaattcttcctctcctGCGAGGTTGCTGTGGGCTTGTGTGAGCGTTATGCACAAGCCTTTGTTAAGGACTCTATGGACGAGAGCGTGCTTCCCGATGTTGATGCCACCTCGCTGAGAACCCTcgggattcgcgagggtgaCATTATCAAGGTCATGCGTACTTTGGATGCGAAGTATGGCCGTAACCGCGCTGGGAAGAGAGGAGCAGCTGATGCGGCTGATGGCGAAGGGGGCTTGTTCTCTGGTCCTGGTGGTGCATTGCGAAATAACACTCGCAAGGGCCGTCCTGCACCAGCAGTACAAACAAGCGATGTTGTTGACGCCAGTGCTTTCTCTCGAGGCGACTCATCCAAGACTGGCGAAGACGGTGCTAAATCGCCCTCACCAGCAAGCCCCTCCAACAAGAATTCCGAGCCTCGTCAACCACCCAGTACCGGTTTCGATGATGACGCTTGGGATGTCAAGCCGAGCAAGCAACAATCGCCACAGCCTCCTGCTGAAACAACCCAAAAGCCTGCCCCTGAGCCAGCACCCGCATCACCACTTCCTCCAGCACTGACTGGTTCCATGCAAGAGCTATCTCTGCTGTCAACACCTCTCGAACCCACAAGGACAGAACCAGCACCGGCACCAGCACCGGCACCAGCACCCCCACAGGCACCTGTCATCTCTGCGCAGCCGACCTCCTCAGCACCCACTGGGGCTACCCCGTCGTTCTTCACATCTGTCGCGCAAGCAAGGCAACGCCCTACCCCGCCACAAGCGTCTTCCGGCCAGGGCTCTCTAGTCCCGCCCCCACCTCAGCGGCCTCTCTCAGCACCACTGTCAGCTCAGCCAAGCGGTTTCGCGCCCCCTCCCATGATGCCCCAGATGACAGGTGCCCTGCAGGGTCAAGTTGCTCCTCCTGGCCAGAGTCTGAGTGATCTTACACAAGCTCGCTTGCAACAGCAATACACGGCTCAAatgcagcaacagcaacccCTTCAGCAAATGCAGCCCAGCATGACTGGATTCCCCGGACAGCAAGCCCCTGGACAGATGCCTTTCCAAACTGGCCCCGGACAGTTCATGCAACCGATGATGACAGGGATGCAGGGGCAGAACCAGTTCATGCCGATGCAAGCTCAACCCACTGGTTTCCAACAATCGTTCCCTGCCACGCAGTCGATGTACGGTGCTCCTACTGGAGGCATTAACAGCTACTTGCCGCCCGCTCTTGAACCACAGCGAACTGGTATGCCTGGTCTGCTTCCCCAAGCAACTGGAATGTCGAACATGGGTAATATGGGCGGCATGAACAACGCGCCAACCCCCCAGCCCCTACAACCACAGCAAACTGGACCACCTCCTCCTGTTCGATTTGGCGTGACGAATGACGCTAAGAAACTGGCTCCTCAAGCGACGGGGCGAAGGGCCAACCTGTCGCAAGCGA CTCCCCAAAATCCTTTTGGATTCTGA
- a CDS encoding hypothetical protein (TransMembrane:7 (o36-58i78-98o110-130i137-159o165-188i200-220o256-280i)~BUSCO:30807at5125), with protein MKDPFPVPPIAWLSEKVQPFADYFDLPTLPLHVHEVLAAALLYSVIFWPISPWISNLLAPEHYSKLSRKRRLNWDAHVVSMVQSCLINALAIWVMFVDTEMSNMSWEERIWGYTGGAGFIQALAAGYFLWDLVVTSLNFDVFGIGTLAHAIAALLVYSLGFRPFLNHYACVFILWELSTPFLNVHWFMDKLNMTGTKAQLYNGIALLFTFFSCRLVYGTYSSFRVYRDVWSAINVNPDTKALMMPTMSFAHPDSTVPMWIGVAYLASNVTLNSLNFYWFFMMVRAVRKRFDPASESHEKVEESPITEAEIDFSSVATGPSKASGGRRRKA; from the exons ATGAAAGATCCATTTCCTGTGCCGCCGATTGCATGGCTGTCCGAGAAGGTACAGCCTTTTGCCGACTATTTCGATCTTCCGACTCTGCCATTACACGTTCACGAAGTCCTCGCTGCCGCGCTGCTATACTCCGTCATATTTTGGCCAATCTCGCCATGGATCTCAAATCTTCTAGCTCCGGAGCACTACTCCAAGCTGTCCCGCAAGCGACGTCTCAACTGGGATGCCCACGTTGTTTCCATGGTCCAGAGCTGCTTGATTAACGCCTTGGCTATATGGGTCATGTTTGTTGATACCGAGATGAGCAACATGAGCTGGGAGGAGCGCATTTGGGGTTACACTGGTGGTGCTGGCTTCATCCAAGCCCTTGCCGCTGGGTACTTTCTCTGGGATCTCGTCGTTACCAGTCTGAACTTCGATGTCTTTGGCATAGGAACACTCGCGCATGCGATTGCTGCGCTGCTTGTGTACTCACTGGGATTT CGCCCCTTTCTCAACCACTACGCATGTGTCTTCATCCTTTGGGAACTTTCTACCCCGTTCCTCAACGTGCATTGGTTCATGGACAAGCTCAACATGACTGGTACAAAGGCGCAGCTGTATAACGGTATCGCCCTCTTGTTCACTTTCTTCTCCTGCCGCCTTGTATACGGAACATATTCTTCCTTCCGTGTCTACCGCGACGTGTGGTCTGCCATCAACGTAAACCCTGATACGAAGGCTCTCATGATGCCCACCATGTCTTTCGCTCATCCAGACTCTACGGTACCTATGTGGATTGGCGTTGCGTATTTGGCAAGCAACGTTACGCTGAATAGTCTCAACTTTTACTGGTTCTTCATGATGGTTCGCGCCGTCCGGAAGCGCTTCGATCCGGCTTCCGAATCACACGAAAAGGTTGAGGAAAGCCCTATTACCGAGGCCGAGATTGACTTCTCTTCTGTGGCAACAGGGCCATCCAAGGCCAGTGGCGGTCGTCGACGAAAGGCTTGA